CACCTTGTTCTCGGCGTCGAGCCCGAGCCGTTCCCGGACGGCGCCCGGCACCGTCTCCGGGTACGCCGTGAGCAGCGGCACCGAATGGTCTCCCTGCGACAGGAAGAACCCGCCCGGACTCACGTCGGTCGGATCCTTTCCCGACGGGTCCGCCACGAATCCGTCCAGCGTCGACGCCACGAAATAGGTCAGTTCTCGCATCTTCGGCTCCTAACCACTCTGTTCGTAGTACTCTAAGCATAGTGGTTCAAAGGAGGCAACCGAGATGCGCAGCAACCCTGAACGCCGTACCGCCCTCGTCGACGCCGCGATCGAGGTCCTGGCCGCCGAAGGAGCCCGCGGCCTGACCTTCCGCGCGGTCGACACCGCGGCCGCCGTACCGAACGGCACGGCGTCCAACTACTTCGCCAACCGCGACGACCTGCTCACTCAGGCGGGCCTGCGCATCCATGACCGGCTGGGGCCCAACCCGGCCGACCTGGATCAGCCGCCGTCGGCCGAGTTCCTCACCGCGCTGCTGCAGTTGCTCCGCCATCGGCTGACCGCTGACCGGACGGGGTACTTGGCGCTGCTGGAGCTTCGCCTGGAAGCCACGCGGCGGCCGGCGCTGCAGCAGGCGCTTACTGAGCGGGTGCGGGCGAATCTGGAGGAGAACAGGGCGCTCCACGAGGCACATGGGCTGCCGGGGGATCCGTTGGTGCTGTACTGCGCGGTCGGCGGGTTGATGCTCGAGCAGCTGACGCTGCCTGGTGTGCTGCCGGAGGGCGCACTGGAGGATGTTGTTCAGGCGCTAGTCCACCCAGGCACGTAGTACGGCGAAGTCCTCGGCGGTCAGCCCACGGCTCGCATCAACTCGGTGCACCAGCCCCTGTGGCAGATAAGCCTGATCGAAGCTGCTCACTTCATCGTCCACCCAGGCAAATCGCCGCTCCCCTACCCAGCGAGCAATGTGCCTGCTCTTCCAGGAGTTTTGCCCTGGGTTCGAGCGCGCGTCCGGCGGCCAGATGATCACCGGGAGCTCTGGCAGGCCGAGGCGTGGTGCGATCAGGCGGTTGGCACCGTGCTCCCACGAAGTCGCCCAGACCAGCTCGTACGACGTGGCGAGGGCATTCAACTCGACT
The Kribbella italica DNA segment above includes these coding regions:
- a CDS encoding TetR/AcrR family transcriptional regulator, giving the protein MRSNPERRTALVDAAIEVLAAEGARGLTFRAVDTAAAVPNGTASNYFANRDDLLTQAGLRIHDRLGPNPADLDQPPSAEFLTALLQLLRHRLTADRTGYLALLELRLEATRRPALQQALTERVRANLEENRALHEAHGLPGDPLVLYCAVGGLMLEQLTLPGVLPEGALEDVVQALVHPGT
- a CDS encoding HAD domain-containing protein; this translates as MADRPYLLLDIDGPLNPYRAKSIPPGYAQHEIQEGEKTWTLLLSQQHGVELNALATSYELVWATSWEHGANRLIAPRLGLPELPVIIWPPDARSNPGQNSWKSRHIARWVGERRFAWVDDEVSSFDQAYLPQGLVHRVDASRGLTAEDFAVLRAWVD